A single Candidatus Poribacteria bacterium DNA region contains:
- the rplK gene encoding 50S ribosomal protein L11: MAKQVAGEVKLQLVSGQATPQPPVGPSLAPYMINLQEFIKSFNAQTQHQIGMVVTTVITCYSDRSFSFSVKSPPAAVLLKSAAKIAKGSGEPNRNKVASVTMDQIREIAQTKLPDLNTTDLDAAMRMVEGTARSMGLTIS, translated from the coding sequence ATGGCAAAGCAAGTAGCAGGTGAAGTTAAACTCCAGTTAGTCTCCGGACAGGCGACACCACAACCCCCGGTTGGTCCCAGTCTCGCACCTTACATGATTAATCTGCAGGAGTTTATCAAATCGTTTAATGCCCAAACGCAGCATCAAATCGGAATGGTGGTGACAACCGTCATTACTTGTTATAGTGATCGGTCGTTTAGTTTCAGCGTAAAGTCACCACCTGCCGCAGTCTTACTCAAATCCGCAGCAAAGATTGCTAAAGGCTCTGGTGAACCCAATCGGAATAAGGTCGCTTCCGTTACAATGGATCAAATTCGAGAAATCGCACAGACGAAATTACCCGACTTAAATACGACAGATTTAGATGCAGCAATGCGAATGGTAGAAGGAACTGCTCGCAGCATGGGACTGACGATTAGTTAG
- the rplA gene encoding 50S ribosomal protein L1, which yields MAKRGKRYRGINEHVDRLQLYTIDEAVSLVKKTGSAKFDETVDLASRLGVDARQSDQNIRGTVALPHGTGKSVRVVVFAQGDPARQAEEAGADFVGTDDLVDKIVDGWLDFDATIATPDLMRNIMPKLGRILGPRGLMPNAKAGTVTMDVAETIQDIKAGQIEYRVERSSGVVQVPIGKVSFEEESIKQNLNAVMGALVAARPSAVKGRYIRSVAISATMGAAIRIDPQQFA from the coding sequence ATGGCGAAAAGAGGGAAGCGATACCGCGGCATCAACGAACACGTAGACAGACTGCAACTTTACACGATAGACGAGGCTGTCTCGCTCGTGAAAAAAACAGGCAGCGCAAAATTTGATGAAACCGTGGATTTGGCATCGCGTCTTGGCGTAGATGCCCGACAGTCAGACCAGAATATCCGAGGGACTGTCGCACTGCCACACGGGACAGGAAAATCTGTTCGTGTTGTCGTCTTCGCCCAAGGCGACCCAGCACGACAAGCCGAAGAAGCCGGGGCAGATTTCGTTGGAACCGACGATCTCGTCGATAAAATTGTTGACGGATGGCTCGATTTTGACGCAACAATTGCAACACCGGACTTAATGCGGAATATCATGCCCAAACTTGGACGAATCCTTGGACCGCGAGGCTTAATGCCTAACGCCAAAGCTGGTACTGTCACAATGGATGTCGCCGAAACCATCCAAGATATCAAAGCTGGACAAATTGAATACCGAGTAGAACGTTCTTCCGGCGTTGTTCAGGTCCCAATCGGCAAAGTCTCATTTGAGGAAGAAAGTATTAAACAGAACCTCAACGCAGTGATGGGTGCGCTTGTTGCCGCTCGTCCGTCAGCAGTGAAAGGCAGATATATTCGGAGCGTTGCTATATCGGCAACAATGGGAGCTGCTATACGGATAGATCCGCAGCAATT